In the genome of Desulfuromonas sp. DDH964, one region contains:
- the nifS gene encoding cysteine desulfurase NifS — MNKIYMDYNATTPVRPEVFDAMLPFFREQFGNPSSVHWAGRAVSGAVEKARQQVATLINCSPAEIVFVSCGSEGDNMAIKGTAAALADRGKHIITTTVEHPAVLETCRFMEKQGYAVTYLPVDRDGMLDLQELEAAITPETILISVMWANNETGNIFPIEEIGAIARKNKVRFHSDAVQAVGKLPVDVQKANVDLLVLSGHKLGAPKGVGAIYIRKGTRMHPLIHGGHQERSRRAGTHNVAGIVGFGLACELAGAEIETCAARIGALRDRLEAGIKAAIPEIKLNGHPDPARRLPNTLNVSFAYIEGESLLLNFDIKGIAASSGSACTSGSLEPSHVMGAMCVDVVLAHSSTRFSLGRDNTEADVDYVLEVLPPIVQRLREMSPLYNRKEPLTCEECSIVRRC, encoded by the coding sequence GTGAATAAAATCTACATGGATTACAACGCCACCACCCCGGTTCGCCCCGAGGTTTTCGATGCCATGCTCCCTTTTTTCCGGGAGCAGTTCGGCAACCCCTCCAGCGTGCACTGGGCCGGACGCGCGGTCAGCGGTGCGGTGGAGAAGGCGCGCCAGCAGGTCGCCACCCTGATCAACTGCTCCCCGGCCGAAATCGTTTTCGTCTCCTGTGGCAGCGAAGGGGACAATATGGCGATCAAGGGGACAGCCGCCGCCCTCGCCGACCGGGGGAAACACATCATCACCACCACCGTCGAGCATCCCGCCGTCCTCGAAACCTGCCGTTTCATGGAAAAGCAGGGTTACGCGGTGACCTACCTGCCGGTCGACCGCGACGGCATGCTCGACCTGCAGGAGCTGGAAGCGGCGATCACGCCGGAAACGATCCTGATCTCGGTGATGTGGGCCAACAACGAAACCGGCAACATCTTCCCGATCGAGGAGATCGGCGCCATCGCCCGCAAGAACAAGGTCCGCTTTCACAGCGACGCGGTCCAGGCCGTGGGGAAACTGCCGGTCGACGTGCAGAAGGCGAATGTCGACCTGCTGGTCCTCTCCGGGCACAAGCTCGGCGCCCCCAAGGGGGTTGGCGCCATCTACATCCGCAAGGGGACCCGCATGCACCCGCTGATTCACGGCGGCCACCAGGAGCGCAGCCGCCGCGCCGGGACCCACAACGTCGCCGGTATCGTCGGTTTCGGCCTCGCCTGTGAACTGGCCGGGGCGGAAATCGAAACCTGCGCCGCGCGGATCGGTGCCCTGCGCGACCGGCTCGAGGCGGGCATCAAGGCGGCCATTCCCGAGATCAAGCTGAACGGTCACCCCGATCCGGCCCGGCGCCTGCCGAATACGCTCAATGTCAGTTTCGCCTACATCGAGGGGGAGTCGCTCCTCCTCAACTTCGACATCAAGGGGATCGCGGCGAGTTCCGGTTCCGCCTGCACCTCCGGCTCCCTGGAGCCCTCCCACGTCATGGGCGCCATGTGCGTCGATGTCGTCCTCGCCCACTCCAGTACCCGCTTCAGTCTCGGCCGCGACAACACCGAGGCGGATGTCGATTATGTCCTCGAAGTGCTGCCGCCGATCGTGCAGCGGCTGCGGGAGATGAGCCCCCTCTACAACCGCAAGGAACCCTTGACCTGCGAAGAGTGCAGTATCGTGAGACGCTGCTGA
- a CDS encoding RrF2 family transcriptional regulator, with protein sequence MRLSTKAQYAVRAMVSLSLHGDEGPVSIRDMSAREEISLAYLEQLFVKLRRARIVRSVRGPGGGYVLARPATEIRVDQIIDSVEETLVPVSCMDQDGRCVCSDHCVTHSVWQGLGDRIRSFLASMTLADLTREAREKMPKRPLRQTALSD encoded by the coding sequence ATGCGCCTGTCGACCAAGGCCCAATACGCGGTACGGGCAATGGTGAGCCTCAGCCTTCATGGGGACGAGGGGCCGGTTTCGATTCGTGACATGTCGGCCCGGGAGGAGATCTCTCTCGCCTATCTCGAACAGCTCTTCGTCAAGCTGCGGCGTGCCAGGATCGTCCGCAGCGTCCGGGGACCCGGGGGTGGTTACGTGCTCGCCCGCCCGGCCACCGAAATTCGCGTCGATCAGATCATCGACAGCGTTGAAGAGACCCTGGTGCCGGTCTCCTGCATGGACCAAGACGGGCGCTGCGTCTGCAGCGACCACTGCGTGACCCACAGCGTCTGGCAGGGGCTGGGTGACCGCATCCGCAGCTTCCTCGCCTCGATGACCCTGGCCGATTTGACCCGGGAGGCCCGGGAAAAAATGCCCAAGCGACCGTTACGGCAGACTGCCTTATCCGATTGA
- the cysE gene encoding serine O-acetyltransferase — protein sequence MIQTLREDFKAVFERDPAVRSVFEIIFCYPGFHAMLFYRVAHWFWTRQFYFLGRFISHLGRFMTGIEIHPGARIGRGFFIDHGMGVVIGETAEIGDNCTLYHGVTLGGTSWAKEKRHPTLGDNVVVGSGAKILGPFTVGSNSKVGSNSVVVKEVPANTTVVGIPGRVVFAEGQKSEPQTDLEHGQLPDPEGKAISCLFDQIRALERKVQELTEEQQELKAHLADDVNPHQRKRA from the coding sequence GTGATTCAGACCCTGCGCGAAGACTTCAAGGCTGTATTCGAGCGTGACCCCGCGGTACGCAGTGTATTTGAAATCATTTTCTGCTATCCCGGCTTTCACGCCATGCTTTTTTACCGGGTGGCCCACTGGTTCTGGACCAGACAGTTCTACTTTCTCGGCCGTTTCATTTCCCATCTCGGTCGTTTCATGACCGGGATCGAGATTCATCCCGGGGCCCGTATCGGCCGCGGGTTCTTTATCGACCACGGCATGGGGGTGGTCATCGGTGAAACCGCCGAAATCGGCGACAACTGTACCCTCTATCACGGGGTTACTCTCGGCGGCACCTCCTGGGCCAAAGAGAAACGCCATCCGACGCTGGGCGACAACGTGGTCGTCGGCAGCGGCGCAAAGATTCTCGGACCTTTCACCGTCGGCAGCAACAGCAAGGTCGGCTCCAACTCGGTCGTGGTCAAGGAAGTCCCGGCCAACACGACCGTCGTCGGCATCCCCGGGCGGGTCGTTTTTGCCGAGGGGCAGAAGAGCGAGCCACAGACCGATCTCGAACATGGCCAGCTCCCCGACCCGGAAGGGAAGGCGATCAGCTGTCTTTTCGACCAGATCCGCGCCCTGGAGCGGAAGGTCCAGGAGCTGACCGAAGAGCAGCAGGAGTTGAAGGCGCACCTCGCCGACGACGTCAACCCGCACCAGCGCAAGCGGGCCTGA
- a CDS encoding hybrid sensor histidine kinase/response regulator yields the protein MAEKVLVVDDDRFMRELLTDLLQQGGFEVALATNGEEGISRALAAPPDVILLDLVMPVLDGIDACRALRANPLFRHTPILMMTSRVDLEGAVNPFQVGADDYLSKPFDQVELLARVQGSLAKRRAIAALEQKARDSEALLEISGSVTSTLDTVEILRQIVQRIAGLLSDVYRCSIALIQEDEQFGYVLASSDDPGMGELRIDLEKYPEIRQVIRSGEPLLIKDIHLDPILAEVRPNLAAEKFNTILVLPVRYQERVIGAMVVRALRSRAGISRDEVAFCQLVANVSANSLKNAHHFALVREESDLLRHTKQRLEKELAVKAVYEMLFENASEGLAAFNRGGKIVYINRKGLEIIGYSRAELETLTLPRLLDIRSLRKVLSLQREGRPAERSNPRLDVTIRAKGDQLKRLSISLSEREVVSDLQVVAFRDVTERRVIEQELKETKVVLEQANERLKALDRSRAEFLNTAAHELRIPVTIVSGYCSLLKDMGCDNLSAQQREFLDAAVESSDRLVDLISNILDLSRLNAGKMQMDIGPRDLSSSVHEVYREVRSLALQQGLELDIAAPDNCLALFDDEKIKRVLFNLVGNAIKFTAAGGRVRIEVSDQPAEVIVSVSDTGKGVPAERLPELFEEFTQALPEDSTRGSGLGLSICRKIVESHNGRIWAESRLGEGSRFHFSLPRSA from the coding sequence ATGGCAGAGAAGGTTCTGGTTGTCGATGACGACCGCTTCATGCGTGAACTGCTGACGGATCTGCTGCAACAGGGCGGATTCGAGGTTGCGCTGGCGACCAACGGCGAGGAGGGGATAAGTCGGGCCCTTGCCGCGCCGCCGGACGTCATCCTCCTCGATCTGGTCATGCCGGTCCTGGACGGCATCGATGCCTGCCGGGCCCTGCGCGCCAACCCTCTCTTTCGTCACACCCCGATACTGATGATGACCTCGCGGGTCGACCTCGAGGGTGCTGTCAATCCCTTCCAGGTCGGCGCCGACGATTACCTCTCCAAGCCCTTTGACCAGGTCGAACTGCTTGCCCGGGTGCAGGGAAGTCTAGCCAAGCGCCGCGCCATCGCCGCCCTGGAGCAGAAGGCGCGCGATTCGGAAGCCCTTCTCGAAATCTCCGGCTCGGTGACCTCCACCCTCGATACCGTCGAAATTCTGCGCCAGATCGTGCAGCGCATCGCTGGCCTCCTCAGCGATGTCTACCGCTGCTCCATCGCCCTGATCCAGGAGGACGAGCAGTTTGGCTACGTGCTCGCCTCGAGCGATGACCCCGGGATGGGCGAGCTGCGTATCGACCTCGAAAAATACCCCGAAATCAGGCAGGTCATCCGCTCCGGCGAGCCGCTGCTGATCAAGGATATCCACCTCGACCCGATCCTGGCCGAGGTGCGGCCGAACCTGGCCGCCGAAAAATTCAACACCATCCTGGTCCTGCCGGTCCGTTACCAGGAGCGCGTCATCGGCGCCATGGTGGTACGGGCCCTGCGCTCCCGGGCCGGTATCTCCCGGGATGAGGTCGCTTTCTGCCAACTGGTCGCCAATGTCTCGGCCAACTCGCTGAAAAATGCCCATCACTTCGCCCTGGTCCGGGAGGAGTCCGACCTGCTGCGCCACACCAAGCAGCGTCTCGAGAAGGAGCTGGCAGTCAAGGCGGTTTACGAAATGCTCTTCGAGAACGCTTCGGAGGGGCTGGCCGCCTTCAATCGCGGGGGGAAAATCGTCTACATCAACCGCAAGGGGCTCGAAATCATCGGCTACAGCCGCGCCGAGCTCGAAACCCTGACCTTGCCGCGGCTCCTCGATATCCGCTCGCTCCGCAAGGTGCTCAGCCTGCAGCGGGAGGGTCGCCCTGCCGAGCGCAGCAACCCGCGCCTCGATGTCACCATCCGTGCCAAGGGGGACCAGCTCAAACGCCTCTCCATCAGCCTCAGTGAACGGGAAGTGGTGAGCGACCTACAGGTGGTGGCGTTCCGGGATGTCACCGAGCGGCGCGTCATCGAGCAGGAACTGAAGGAGACCAAGGTGGTGCTCGAACAGGCCAACGAGCGCCTCAAAGCCCTCGATCGCAGCCGGGCAGAGTTCCTCAATACCGCCGCCCACGAGCTGCGGATCCCGGTGACAATCGTCAGCGGTTACTGTTCGCTGTTGAAGGACATGGGGTGTGACAACCTTAGCGCCCAGCAGCGCGAATTCCTCGACGCTGCCGTCGAGAGCAGCGACCGGCTGGTCGATCTGATCAGCAATATCCTCGACCTTTCGCGCCTGAACGCGGGGAAGATGCAGATGGATATCGGTCCCCGCGATCTCTCCTCGTCGGTGCACGAAGTCTACCGCGAGGTCCGTTCCCTCGCCCTGCAGCAGGGGCTGGAACTCGATATTGCCGCCCCGGACAACTGTCTCGCCCTGTTTGACGACGAGAAGATCAAGCGCGTCCTCTTCAACCTGGTTGGCAACGCCATCAAGTTCACCGCGGCCGGCGGCCGGGTCCGGATCGAGGTCAGCGATCAGCCCGCGGAGGTGATCGTCTCCGTCAGCGATACCGGCAAGGGGGTCCCCGCGGAGCGCCTTCCGGAACTCTTCGAAGAGTTTACCCAGGCGTTGCCGGAGGATTCGACCCGCGGCAGCGGCCTCGGGCTGTCGATCTGTCGCAAGATTGTTGAATCACACAATGGCCGGATCTGGGCCGAAAGCCGGCTCGGGGAAGGGAGCCGCTTCCACTTCAGCCTGCCCCGCTCCGCCTGA
- the ilvA gene encoding threonine ammonia-lyase, biosynthetic yields MQKLIRQILTSRVYEAAVETPLEESVWLSREFGNRVLLKREDLQPVFSFKIRGAYNRIAHLSPAERERGVITASAGNHAQGVAFSARKLGIRAIIVMPVTTPRIKVAAVETYGAEVVLHGDNYSEAADHCARLVATNGLNFIPPFDDELVIAGQGTVGDELLRQSSGKIDAVYVPVGGGGLIAGVGSYLKALCPEIRVIGVEPADSDAMARSLAAGRRVTLDTVGIFADGVAVREVGKLTFDLCRRCVDEIVLVDTDEICSAIKNVYQATRSIVEPAGALALAGMTKQVRSSGYRDQTLVAINSGANMNFERLRYVAERTQVGEKQEALFAVTIPEEPGALRRFCAEVLGSRNITEFNYRLADRSQAHIYVGLSVRNEQERFSMARQLASQGFANIDLTDNELAKTHIRYMVGGRSSQVGREVLYRFWFPERPGALTRFLAAMGANWNISLFHYRTQGGDFGRVLIGLEIPQGEEEAFRAFLDHLGYRFVEESANPAYRLFL; encoded by the coding sequence ATGCAGAAACTGATCAGGCAGATCCTCACCTCCCGGGTCTACGAAGCGGCGGTCGAGACCCCGCTGGAGGAGTCGGTCTGGCTCTCCCGGGAATTCGGCAACCGGGTACTCCTCAAGCGGGAAGATCTGCAGCCGGTCTTCTCCTTCAAGATCCGTGGTGCCTACAACCGCATCGCCCACCTGTCGCCGGCGGAGCGGGAGCGCGGGGTGATCACCGCCAGCGCCGGCAACCACGCGCAGGGGGTCGCCTTTTCGGCCCGCAAGCTCGGCATCCGGGCGATCATCGTCATGCCGGTGACGACGCCACGGATCAAGGTGGCTGCCGTCGAAACCTACGGCGCCGAGGTGGTGCTGCACGGCGACAACTACTCGGAGGCGGCCGATCACTGTGCCCGCCTGGTGGCGACCAACGGTCTCAATTTCATCCCCCCCTTCGATGACGAGCTGGTCATCGCCGGCCAGGGGACGGTCGGCGATGAGCTGCTGCGCCAGAGCTCGGGGAAGATTGATGCCGTCTATGTGCCGGTCGGCGGCGGCGGCCTGATTGCCGGGGTCGGCTCCTATCTCAAGGCGCTCTGCCCGGAGATCCGGGTCATCGGTGTCGAGCCGGCGGACAGCGACGCCATGGCCCGTTCCCTGGCGGCCGGGCGGCGGGTGACCCTCGACACCGTCGGCATCTTTGCCGACGGGGTGGCGGTGCGCGAAGTCGGCAAGCTCACCTTCGACCTCTGCCGGCGCTGCGTCGACGAAATCGTCCTGGTCGATACCGACGAGATCTGCAGTGCCATCAAGAATGTCTACCAGGCGACCCGCTCCATCGTCGAACCGGCCGGCGCCCTCGCCCTCGCCGGAATGACGAAACAGGTACGGAGCAGCGGTTACCGGGACCAGACCCTGGTGGCGATCAACAGCGGCGCCAACATGAACTTCGAACGCCTGCGCTATGTGGCCGAGCGCACCCAGGTCGGGGAAAAGCAGGAGGCCCTCTTCGCCGTGACCATCCCGGAGGAGCCTGGAGCCCTGCGCCGGTTCTGCGCCGAGGTCCTCGGCTCCCGCAATATCACCGAATTCAATTACCGGCTCGCTGATCGCAGCCAGGCCCACATCTATGTCGGCCTCTCGGTCCGCAACGAGCAGGAGCGGTTCAGCATGGCCCGGCAGCTCGCCTCCCAGGGTTTTGCCAATATCGACCTCACCGACAACGAGCTCGCCAAGACCCACATCCGCTACATGGTGGGCGGGCGCTCCAGCCAGGTCGGGCGGGAGGTTCTCTACCGTTTCTGGTTCCCCGAGCGCCCCGGCGCCCTAACCCGCTTCCTCGCCGCCATGGGGGCGAACTGGAATATTTCCCTCTTTCACTACCGTACGCAAGGGGGGGACTTCGGCCGGGTGCTGATCGGGCTGGAAATCCCGCAGGGGGAGGAGGAGGCCTTCCGTGCCTTTCTCGACCATCTCGGTTACCGGTTCGTCGAGGAGAGCGCCAACCCCGCCTATCGGCTCTTCCTCTGA
- a CDS encoding fumarate hydratase — protein MATPEFKYQDPFPLAKETTTYYKIPGSEQYVSTVQFEGKEMLKVAPEALTVLANQAMKDVSFLLRPAHNEQVAKILRDPEASQNDKGVAMAFLRNAEISAQLDLPVCQDTGTATVVAKKGQQVWTGVKDEEYLSKGIYQTYTEENLRYSQTVALDMYKEKNTGTNLPAQIDIMATEGDYYKFLFMAKGGGSANKTMLYQETKALLTPEKLEKWLIEKMKYLGTAACPPYHIAFVIGGTSADACMKTVKLATAKELDGLPTTGNDHGQAFRDLELEERLLAAAQKLGIGAQFGGKYFAHDVRVIRLPRHGASCPVGMAVSCSADRNIKAKITKEGLFVEEMDRNPGRLIPEQYRGKHEHGVKIDLNQPMPAILAELSKYPVSTPLLLNGTIVVGRDIAHAKFKEILDSGKPLPDYLKNHPIYYAGPAKTPQGKASGSFGPTTAGRMDSYVDLLQANGGSLIMIAKGNRSQQVTDACKKHGGFYLGSIGGPAAVLAEENIKKVECIDFPELGMEAVWRIEVENFPAFILVDDKGNDFFKQLGL, from the coding sequence ATGGCAACTCCGGAATTCAAGTACCAGGATCCTTTTCCGCTGGCGAAGGAAACGACCACGTACTACAAGATCCCCGGCTCCGAGCAATACGTCAGCACGGTGCAGTTCGAGGGGAAGGAAATGCTCAAGGTCGCCCCCGAAGCCCTGACCGTCCTCGCCAACCAGGCGATGAAGGACGTCTCCTTCCTGCTCCGTCCCGCCCACAACGAGCAGGTCGCCAAGATCCTGCGCGACCCCGAGGCCTCCCAGAATGACAAGGGGGTGGCGATGGCCTTTTTGCGCAACGCCGAGATCTCCGCCCAGCTCGATCTGCCGGTCTGCCAGGATACCGGGACCGCCACCGTAGTCGCCAAGAAGGGGCAGCAGGTCTGGACCGGGGTGAAGGATGAAGAGTACCTCTCGAAGGGGATCTACCAGACCTACACCGAGGAGAACCTCCGTTATTCTCAGACCGTCGCCCTCGACATGTACAAGGAAAAGAATACCGGCACCAACCTGCCGGCCCAGATCGACATCATGGCGACCGAAGGGGACTACTACAAGTTCCTCTTCATGGCCAAGGGGGGCGGCAGCGCCAACAAGACGATGCTCTACCAGGAGACCAAGGCCCTCCTCACCCCCGAGAAGCTGGAAAAATGGCTGATCGAGAAGATGAAATACCTCGGCACCGCCGCCTGCCCCCCCTACCACATCGCCTTCGTCATCGGTGGCACCAGCGCCGACGCCTGCATGAAGACGGTCAAGCTCGCCACCGCCAAGGAACTCGACGGCCTGCCGACGACCGGGAATGACCATGGCCAGGCCTTCCGCGATCTCGAGCTCGAGGAGCGGCTCCTCGCCGCGGCGCAGAAGCTCGGCATCGGCGCCCAGTTCGGCGGCAAGTATTTCGCCCATGACGTGCGCGTCATCCGCCTCCCCCGCCACGGCGCCTCCTGCCCCGTCGGCATGGCGGTCTCCTGCTCCGCCGACCGCAACATCAAGGCGAAGATCACCAAAGAGGGGCTCTTCGTCGAGGAGATGGACCGCAATCCTGGGCGCCTGATCCCCGAGCAGTACCGCGGCAAGCACGAGCACGGCGTCAAGATCGACCTCAACCAGCCGATGCCGGCAATCCTCGCCGAGCTCTCCAAGTACCCGGTCTCGACCCCGCTGCTGCTGAACGGGACCATCGTCGTCGGCCGCGACATCGCTCACGCCAAGTTCAAGGAGATTCTCGACAGCGGCAAGCCGCTCCCCGACTACCTCAAGAATCACCCGATCTACTACGCCGGCCCGGCCAAGACTCCGCAGGGGAAAGCCTCCGGCTCCTTCGGACCGACCACCGCCGGCCGCATGGACAGCTACGTCGACCTGCTGCAGGCCAACGGCGGCTCCCTGATCATGATCGCCAAGGGGAATCGTTCCCAGCAGGTCACTGACGCCTGCAAGAAGCACGGCGGCTTCTACCTCGGTTCCATCGGCGGTCCCGCTGCCGTCCTCGCCGAGGAGAACATCAAGAAGGTCGAGTGCATCGACTTCCCCGAACTGGGGATGGAAGCGGTCTGGCGGATCGAAGTCGAAAACTTCCCGGCCTTCATCCTCGTCGATGACAAGGGGAACGACTTCTTCAAGCAACTCGGTCTGTAA
- a CDS encoding YkgJ family cysteine cluster protein — protein MIKSWGQIVATRHARFDRDLAQLLDALRKQGTPIHCTAGCSGCCTLNVHTTLPEAAAVATSLAGPQWARVDGYLSRLREVLAETPSFKEFLRRHRSQAGPCPFLADDGHCTIYPRRPLACRALISTRDRDWCTVDFSTLHPGERQAFMSSLDPALVAVPTHYLAAPQDLARDLEEEIEAEALNRSGYSLSGNLPLLVHLCRQAQRSGVLPPERSLLQKLLAASGLAHPFLVTVRDG, from the coding sequence ATGATAAAGTCCTGGGGTCAAATCGTCGCCACCCGCCACGCGCGGTTCGACCGCGACCTTGCGCAGCTCCTCGACGCCCTCCGCAAGCAGGGAACTCCCATCCATTGCACGGCGGGTTGCAGCGGCTGCTGCACTCTCAACGTCCACACCACCCTCCCGGAGGCGGCGGCTGTCGCGACCTCCCTGGCGGGGCCGCAGTGGGCCCGGGTCGATGGCTACCTTTCGCGCCTGCGAGAAGTCCTGGCCGAAACCCCCTCCTTCAAGGAGTTCCTGCGCCGCCACCGATCCCAGGCCGGGCCCTGTCCTTTCCTCGCCGATGACGGACACTGCACGATTTACCCCCGACGCCCCCTCGCCTGCCGCGCCCTCATCTCCACCCGCGACCGCGACTGGTGTACCGTCGACTTTTCCACTCTCCACCCCGGCGAACGCCAGGCCTTCATGAGCAGCCTCGACCCGGCCCTGGTTGCTGTTCCGACCCATTACCTGGCGGCGCCCCAGGACCTGGCCCGGGACCTGGAAGAGGAGATCGAGGCCGAAGCGCTCAACCGCTCCGGTTACAGCTTGAGCGGGAACCTTCCGCTCCTGGTCCACCTCTGCCGCCAGGCGCAACGATCCGGGGTACTGCCGCCGGAGCGCTCCCTGCTGCAAAAGCTTCTCGCCGCAAGCGGCCTCGCCCATCCCTTCCTGGTCACCGTGCGGGACGGATAA
- the tnpA gene encoding IS200/IS605 family transposase yields MSEYVHKSHNVSVLLYHLVCPAKYRRVVFTPEVDGCLKEVCLEIAKRYEIQFVEIGTDKDHVHFLVQSVPMYSPTQIARVIKSITAREIFKRVPSVKKQLWGGEFWTKGYFVNTVGQKGNEKTIATYVRNQGREKEYQQLHREQLTLFDTP; encoded by the coding sequence ATGAGCGAATATGTACACAAAAGTCATAATGTTTCTGTGCTGTTATACCATCTTGTTTGCCCAGCAAAATACCGCCGGGTTGTTTTCACCCCAGAGGTTGATGGCTGTCTCAAAGAGGTCTGCCTTGAGATCGCCAAAAGATACGAGATTCAGTTCGTAGAAATTGGGACCGACAAAGACCATGTTCACTTTTTGGTGCAGTCGGTTCCAATGTACAGCCCAACGCAGATTGCACGAGTCATCAAAAGCATTACGGCCAGAGAAATATTCAAACGAGTCCCATCGGTTAAAAAGCAACTATGGGGTGGCGAATTTTGGACAAAGGGCTATTTTGTGAACACTGTAGGCCAAAAGGGTAATGAGAAAACCATTGCGACCTATGTTAGAAATCAAGGCCGAGAAAAAGAGTATCAGCAATTGCACCGCGAGCAGTTAACGCTTTTTGATACCCCGTAG
- the mutM gene encoding bifunctional DNA-formamidopyrimidine glycosylase/DNA-(apurinic or apyrimidinic site) lyase has protein sequence MPELPEVETTRAGLAPLLIGRSIIAAVIRVPGLRWTFDADLGQQLTGETIRAVDRRAKYLLFRCEEGTLLLHLGMSGHLQVVPCDLPAGKHDHVDLLLDNDRLLRFHDPRRFGALLWTSEDPAGHPLLASMGPEPFAAELDGDYLYRRSRGRKTAIKTFIMDQEILVGVGNIYASEALFRAGISPFTVAGALAPGRYRKLLVAIREVLAAAIAAGGTTLRDFRNEGGRPGYFSQQLQVYGREGEACFHCGENVRQQRVGQRSTFYCPRCQRG, from the coding sequence ATGCCCGAACTCCCCGAAGTTGAAACCACCCGCGCCGGACTCGCCCCCCTCCTCATCGGTCGTAGCATCATCGCCGCTGTCATCCGGGTCCCGGGGCTGCGCTGGACGTTTGACGCCGACCTCGGCCAGCAACTGACCGGAGAAACGATCCGCGCTGTCGACCGCCGCGCCAAGTACCTCCTGTTTCGTTGCGAAGAGGGGACCCTCTTGCTGCATCTCGGGATGAGCGGCCATCTCCAGGTTGTCCCTTGCGATCTCCCGGCCGGCAAGCATGACCATGTCGATCTCCTGCTCGATAACGACCGGCTGCTCCGTTTCCACGACCCGCGCCGCTTCGGCGCCCTGCTCTGGACCAGCGAAGATCCCGCCGGCCACCCCCTGCTGGCCAGTATGGGGCCGGAACCCTTCGCGGCCGAACTCGACGGGGATTACCTCTACCGGCGCTCCCGGGGGCGCAAAACCGCCATCAAGACCTTCATCATGGACCAGGAAATCCTGGTCGGGGTCGGCAATATCTACGCCAGCGAGGCGCTCTTCCGGGCCGGGATCAGTCCCTTCACCGTGGCCGGGGCCCTTGCTCCAGGACGGTACCGGAAGTTGCTGGTCGCGATCCGGGAAGTTCTCGCCGCGGCGATCGCTGCCGGTGGGACGACCCTGCGGGATTTTCGGAACGAAGGGGGGCGTCCCGGCTATTTTTCCCAGCAGCTGCAGGTCTACGGCAGGGAAGGTGAGGCCTGTTTTCATTGCGGGGAGAATGTCCGGCAGCAGCGGGTGGGGCAGCGTTCGACCTTCTACTGCCCCCGCTGCCAGAGGGGATGA
- a CDS encoding YchJ family metal-binding protein, whose product MTPEEFIRKRFRDFVAGDFGAIWDGYHPDTNFRQAFPERDAYIAYGEQELAGNLVFQECRVLLQNVVGNRARVMLLNRFSDGDELHTYFEYANLVAIDGEWHYFSGARLERGLFDGPVEEISWDEFKRLSDNLFF is encoded by the coding sequence ATGACACCCGAAGAGTTCATCCGCAAGCGTTTCCGTGATTTCGTCGCCGGGGATTTCGGCGCCATTTGGGATGGCTATCATCCCGACACCAACTTTCGCCAGGCGTTCCCGGAGCGGGATGCCTATATTGCCTACGGCGAGCAGGAACTGGCGGGAAACCTGGTCTTCCAGGAGTGCCGGGTATTGCTGCAGAATGTGGTTGGAAACCGCGCCCGGGTGATGCTGCTGAACCGCTTTTCCGATGGTGACGAACTCCACACCTACTTCGAGTATGCCAATCTGGTCGCCATCGACGGGGAGTGGCATTACTTCAGCGGCGCCCGCCTCGAACGGGGCCTTTTCGATGGTCCGGTGGAGGAAATCAGCTGGGACGAGTTCAAGCGGCTGTCGGATAATCTTTTCTTCTGA